In the Zingiber officinale cultivar Zhangliang chromosome 5A, Zo_v1.1, whole genome shotgun sequence genome, GATATGGTTTTCCAGAATGATTGAGATAGAATTCAACCAACAAGAGTAAGAACCACCATCATCATCTCTGAGACTCACCTATCTTGTCAAACAGCTTGCTGTTGTAGGACTAGAATGTTCCAAGAAATATTTCTGATTGGATCTTTTATCCAAAAGCTAGTAACTTCTCTGAAGGTTCGGATCTCACTACTGGTTTCTTATCTTTCCAAAACTAGCTCAGATTGTGTCAATGACCTATGATATATAAGTATAGTCTGACATTACCAACCTAGTCAATGACATATTATGAACTGAACCAGTAAGTTTCTTGCTCAAGTCAACCTCAAAACGACCAGTTTGAGTCATTCCTATTCATCTATTATATTCTGGTGGAGCATAATCAACTCTCTTCATCATCGCAGTGTGTGAACAGTATGCAAATTGATACTAACAACTGTCATTTGTACAAATTAGAGTCAGCTACATGCATCCCTCTTGAATATGATTACAGCAGTTGTTAATCACACCTTCATGGACATTGTTTGCCCTACGGGAACTGAGTTTATATTAGTTGATCAAACTGAACTCATATTTGATTAATGGTTTTATTTCAACATGTCAAATTAATAAGAGTTTTGAATTGGTTGACAATGGACAGAGAAGAACATGAATCTATTACAGTTATATCACATATGGATTGGAATCATTTGATAAAGATTCATAATTAGTGGCTGTAGTTTCCTTActcgaaataaaaataaaaataaaacaatcctTTGTGCTTATGGTGATTGAAATAGATTACTGAGGCTTCTGCAGACACTCAAAATTCTTCCCAGAGTGGAGAAACTGAATGATAATGCAGTGTTGTATTTCTGAAGTAAACAATAGCTGTTTTTAGACAATATATTGCATATTTCATTTATTTGCTTTCACTAGTCATTTTCATTAACTATTGGCACGGTTATCCACACATTTTGTGGTTCTTGATCATGTTTACATCCACCTTTGCGAATGTTATCAGCTATGGTTATCTAACACACCCCTCTGCGTTGAAGATTGTGGGAAAAATGATCCTGAGCTCAGCAAGGAGATGGAGAAGCAGTTTGTGGATCTCCTCACAGAGGAAGTGAAGCTACAAGAGGCTGTTGCTGAGGAGCATGCTCATCACATGAATGCAAGCCTTCTCGACGCCAAGAAATCAGCGTCTCAGTACCAGAAAGAGGCTCAGAAGTGCATTGCGGCAACTGAGATATGTGAGGAGGCTAGAGAACGAGCTGAGGCATCCCtgaggaaggaaaagaagacaacaGCTCTTTGGGAACGACGAGCCCGTCAACTAGGGTGGCAAGCTGCATGAGCCAAGTTTTCAGTAACTGCTCCAGAACATCGCTCGGTGACAGTAACTGCATAAAGCGGACTATTTAGAatcaaaatatcaaaatatcaaaatttgCAAAATGTAGAGTTCAATCAGATTCAGTTAACTAACATGAAGACTTGTTATTTGTTGTGTATTTGATTAGTTATTAGTTGGATTTGGACGTGTGTTATCTTTACAAGGAACAGGAAGAAATCTCCTAATCATTATTAAGGTATTTGAACCGAATCTTCATTTGATTCATGTTAGTATTTATCGCCTTTTGCACCAATTAACCGGTCGAATCGATATCTGGTTGAAACTACTGATCCTTTCCCGATCTAGCCAGCCGGTCGGACTCTGGCGGTTTATTTTCCTTGGCCTCGAATTAAACCGGGCGTAGGCGTTAGAGGTTGGCGGAGTTACCAACTCCATCGGTTCGGCCATCGATTTCAACTCTCCGTGATAGAAGTTCTCGTCCCGGAAACGCGAAGCAACCTTCGTTCTCGCTTACCCTCGCCGCTTCGATCAACGCGTCGATCTTGCCGTCGATCTCTGGTGAGCGGGCATGGAGGCGTCCTCATGGGACGCCCTTAGGAAACAGGTGCCCTGACTTTTTCAGATCCCTTGTAAAATCTTATCTGCTCGAGGTTTGGGTCTTGATCGGATTACGAACGTCTgaattgttttttttgtttttgtttttatagACTTCGCTCCTTTTTATTCTGCTAACTTTGTCTTGAACTGACTGTCTGATCATGGATCCGTAAAATTTTGATTGCTCTGGATTTGGATTCCGTTGGTAGGACATGTGGGCGTCTTATTCGTTGTGCCTAAGATCTATTGTTAATTGTTTTAGTTTGCCTAAAGGCCGTTTTTCATCAATTTTGTTAAAAGAGTTTTCTTTATTACATCGCTTTGAAGTTGAAAGCATGGAAGCTTGCTTCAGATCCTCGAAATGTTTAGGCGACTTAAATTCTTAGTTGCTACTATCTCACTGTATCATGGAATAAATATATTGATGACATATAATATGTAAGAATAAGCATTTAGTACCTATGATAACTCGGATCAGCTGTTACCGCACAAAATACAAATAATCTATCAAGTTCTTTTTACTCCTACCGTTcatgttaataatttttttttatacattTCACTTTTCTTAATTATGATTTCCTGTTATCCATATTTGAATAAGATGCTTGGGAAAAAGCTTATATTGAAGTGCATTTTGGACAATCATAGAAATTATTCTAGAAAAAAAGTAAAAAGACCTTTGGCGACCAGAACTGATGAAGCATGATGGCTATATGGAGGCTAATTCACAATCTTATGAACCATAAttagtattttaaatttattttctatattttagtGATGAATGTTTgacttattaattaataaaatagtcAGAATGTGATCTGGTAGTGATATGGTCTTTGACTTTGGTCCCACTCTATTGGGCAATATAATGACTGTGTCAGCATGTAAAGAACAATtaggtgcacaaagctcccgtcAGTGCAAGTCCATAGAAGGGTCGGACTACATTGGGTCTATTGTACCCAATACAAAAAACAACACTGCCAtatgcaaaaacaaaaaaaaaaaggaagaagaaaaagaagaaaatggaaaaatgataacaaactatGTACCAAGGGAAAAAAAGGTGTGTATGTCAAACCATTGTCTATTGATGCTttatttgatatatatgttgATCTTGTATTTTTAAACAATTGACTTTGTTTGATGGATATGTATATCTTGTATTGTCGTTATTAGATGCTCAATGCAAGATGTAGATGGTAACCAAAGAAATTTTATTTGATGATTTATTCTTTGCATAGAGCTCAATGCAAGGATAAAATTTATGGAGCAAACGCCATTAGTTAGGTTTACAACGGTTTTCTGTAGTTGTGACTAAGGGCATCCACAGTGGTTAGAGCCTATTGAGAGCTCTTTCGTTGTCATATCTACgccacatcaaaagttaaaaacctcACACCCCTCTCCACTATCAAAAAACCTCTCAACAACTTCTCCATGGGTCtcacacttttcattatatatatttcattatctctccttcatatttacattttatataattaaattttaataaaatttaaattcataaataaaattgttaaattttaatacaattattaaaaaaaataatattaaaaaaaagcaAAAAGTCGAAGATCGGCTCCATAACCATGGAGCCGCTTCTTCGATTAAAGGGAAAAACCTCCCTCCACTATGGAGGGAGCTTTTTCCCTTGTTGCCCGCTCACAGTGGGAGCTCTGAAGATGCTCTAATTGTTTCATGCACGATAAGCAAAATTATCTCACTTTACTCACGTATGGCCAAATATAGTGCTTTAAGAAACACaaaagtttcaaaaagaaaaaagaatgaaatatgctaaacatggcattcATGATCCTTTCAGCAAGAAATTGCTTTATTTTCCTGGGGAAGCATTGAGATTGTGCACTTTCTTTGTTATTTTTTGAAGTTGTCAGTGAATTAAATTATCTTCATTTAAAACTTTAAGAAGTTACTTATGATAAAACATGTCAGCAGATTTATACAAGATACCTTTGTTTCCAGACCATACATTTCAACAACTTCTAGAGggatttttcttttctccttttttgtTTACCTATAGAGTTGTAAATGAACtaaacgttcgtgaacaagctttgTATTCTTCTTGGTGAGAGCTTGTTTATGGACATACGATATGTACGAATTAATTAAACGAACTTGAACactcattaaaataaattaacaacCATAAATCCATATGTTTAATTTGTTAATATTCGTGAACAAAGATTGTGAACTATTATGAACATATTCAGTAACAAAACATATTCTTAATCAAACTAtagaaatataattaaataattcacaaaacaaacaaacaaatttggAACATCAAGCTTGTTGACAAGCTTAAATTAAGAGAgtaataacatctaaatgaacaaaGCTTGGCTCatgcttgaaccaagctcaagctcaaaATAAGAACCAAACTTGGCTCGGTCATTTTAGCAACTTGTTTAATTTTAGGCTCGGTTTTGATCAATTACCTTACCAAACAACCCTGAGCAACACAAAACTTGATTTATGTCTGGGTTCATGATAAACTACATGGCCACTACTGAACTCATTGGTATTGAGCCACTGTCAAACTTAAGTACATTATCAAGGAACCCAAGGGTACTCAGTTCTCCATGATTCAAGAGGGGACATCTATATCAAATGTCACTATTATTTTCTATTCCTTGCCTTGCGTAATTATACTTAGGAGCATTACCCTTTAACATTATGGGTATATATTTTCATTTACTATCTTTCTAATTATGAATTGTCTTAGTTCTTGGTTCACCTGGAAAACAACAtgaatacaacaacaaccaagccttttcccacttgtatgaatccttttacgccattgagttctatctcctactatatcatcatctatatttaaataaattttatcttattttattattgttaactaagtcttttttggtcttcctcttcctcgtttgatatgcatgtttatcatagtttcacatcgtctaactggagcatttattggtcatctaaatacatgtccgtaccatcttaaatgtgtctctcggagcttttcctcaatagatgcaactccgactttttctctaatgctctcatttcttattttgtccatcctcgtatgtccacacatccaccttaacatcctcatctttgcaactctcatatttgctcatgtgctcgagttatagcccaacatttagctccatataacaaaaaaaattatatcaaaaataCTACCAAGAAAATGAACAGTAGTAATGAGATGATGCACAGAAATTTTATTTTCTCTAGTGATATTGTATTTTATTTGGTGGAGATAACCTACCTCAATTTGTCGCTACAAGTCAATGTCAGCATGTAAGGTTAGCTTGTGGATTAATTTCAGTTTGGGGCTTGTTTGGCAATCATGATAGACAATTTATGGTTATTTCTTAGGACAATATTTTATGATGGGTATAAAGACAGAATGTCCAACCATTATGCATTTTTCTCCTTATTCAGTAGatacatttctttctttttgataGGCAAGGAAGCTTGAAGCTCAGTTGGATGAACAGATGACCTCATATCGTAGACTGGTTTCATCAAAACCTGAAGGTTCGGTAGCCGCTTTGGAATCTGGAATTGAACATTTACTGAAGCAACTCCAGCAAGTCAATTTGCAAATGCAGACTTGGGTATCTTCCGGAGGCTCTCAGATCATTTCCCATACATTGACGCGACATAAAGAAATACTACAAGATCTTACTCAGGTACAAATAtattactaatatttttttagtttgtaaaaggttttgcaaaatttttaaaaataagattatGGTACACAAAAATTGTAGCAATTAACCTGCCATTTAATGTGGGATCTTTCAGGAATTTTATAGGCTTCATTCTGGCCTTAGAGTAAAGCAAGAGCGATCATCGCTTCTAGAATTTAGAGATTATGATAGAGCAAAAGCAGACATGGAAGATGGTGCTGATTCTGCTGAACACGCTTTACTTAAAGAACAAGCAACTATAAGTAGAAGTTCAGGGCAGGTGCCATTTCTGTCTCATCACTCCATCTCAACTTCTATGTATCCCCTTTAAATCTTATTTTACTCTATCGTATGGATTCCATTTTAATCTCCATCCATATTTTCCTTTTTGCTGTAGTCACATATGAGCACGTAATTAGAACTTTCATGAGCCTACTCTGGATGTATTTTACTGGATGCAGGCAAAATTACTAAAAGTTTGGTGTCAAATAACATGAAGTAAATTGTTTATTCAGGTCTTGATTGTAAATACCTAACCGAGTATCTAGAGTATCTGTTCAATTCGAACCCACTTTGTCCAATGTTGATTTACCACGTACCATTATAAATATTGTTTTTTGTGAATGCAAGTAACAATGTCTTAGTTTTGTGTCTAACTTGATCCACTCCACCTCATACAAAAGGTGGGGCAAAGGAGAGAAGTTAAATCTCTTCTCCGCAACACTGCCATCCTCATTTGCATTAAAAAAAGTGTTGGCCGTAGGGAATGAGATATATATACAAAGAAAGTTACTTCTATGAATGACGAGGTCAATCATTTTGAAGGATTGCAGAGTGCTTCACAGCATAATAATTTAGAAGTTACTAACAATTCCCAGGTTTTATAGTCACATTTAATCCTGCTCATTCACATATGAACCAAGGATTCCAAATACGACGGTAGATTGCCCATCCATGCAAAGAATTGCCTCAAACATCATTAGCCTGGAAATTAtcttttatattaagtgattaatccTCTTATTCATTTAACTTCTAATTGCACTCCATGTTTGCCTTACTGCAGATGGATCATGTGATTTCTCACGCCCAAGCTACTCTAGGAACACTTGTTCTTCAGCGTTCCACATTCGGTGGCATCACCACAAAGATCAGCAATGTCAGCAGCAGACTTCCTACGGTATGCTAATACTATATGGGATGGACAcactcttttttttatttttattattattttatcaatacaattcatagcatcaTATAATCTACCTTTGCCTTTCTCTGCAGGTAAATCACATTTTGTCTTCAATTAGAAGGAAAAAGTCTATGGACACCATAATTCTCTCTCTCGTCGCTTCTCTTTGTACATTTCTCATGTTAATTTACTGGTTGTCTAAGTGAAAGTAGTCGTTAACAAATGAAGcctgttaaaaaatcaccattaTGTACTTTATAAAGTTTTTCATTTATACCATCAGAACAAATCTACGTGAACACTCAACAGGTTATCGGTTTGACGGTTTTGTATGTAACTTACAGGTACATTTGAGTCTGTGTGTATTCAGTAACTTGCTATTTTATGTGATTTTAAATACTGAAAATTTGAAAGATCCAATTCAGTGTTTTAAGTAGTATTTTTATAAAACCGGTTTTATGGGTCAAATTGACAGCCGGTTCCAGCTTTTTCTAGTTGATTAGGATTGGACTGGAAATTTACTATCGATCTAACTGGATCCGTTTGCCTGCCTTCTGGTTTTACGTTAATTGGTTGAGTCGGTCCGTCTGACTGGTATTGAAAACACTGATTTTTAAGAACTTTATTGTGCAAAAACATATTAACGATAAAGTATATACTGATCTGATGCTCTTTACCattttcatcttcatcttcatgtTTGTGAGCTAGTTGCTGCCCTAATTACCATCACAAAGTTCTCTTGAAACTCTcttgcattctttgctctcttaCTGTGGACATAATACCACAATTAATCATGACTTCTATGATGAACCATTAGAATAGCAATATTACAAGTTTAATCAACGACTGATCGCAACTGAATATTGTGAATCTTGAATTCTTGACAACCTGTGGTTATTGATGTGCCAATTCTTGACAACCTATGACCAGTGAAGAAAACATAATAGCTTTACTGCATGTGTTGATAGAAACAATCACTACACCGACAGAACATAATTTGGATGGAGATAGTACCCAGAAAATGCCATGCAACAGCATAAATTAAAAGCCCAAGTAGAAGAGTCTCACATCTGAATAAATCTTCCAAAAAAACCTCTTCCATAATGATTCTGGAACTCAATCAGAGGCACGGCACGCTTGATGGCGAATCACAAATGTCAAGTAGCTCAGGGAGCTTCTTTTTGATATGGGAGAGCAAACCTGTCCATGAATTTTTTATCAGATAAGCATAAACAAGAGAGCAGACACGATTTGTTTGGTCCATAATTTTTTCGACTTCAACAACTCCATCACCCGAAATCTTGGAATCACCCTCTTCTCCAAGCTAAACAGAAGTAACAATGGCTGTTGGACAACGAAAGAAGGCTGATAGCCAACTTCCTTGATGAAGAACTCTATCTTTCTCCGCATGTTAGGTTGAGAAATATTCAACAAAGTTGGCTTCTTCCTGATTGCAGTGAAGAAGTCTGACTCTGACAAGCCAAGGCCCGACAATAATTTATGTTTGGCTTCCAAGGTTTCTTTGCTGATACTCTGGAGAATGACGAGTAACAATGGGAACATTGGAGATTGTCAGGGCACCCCCAGCACGTCGGCTCTGCCGACCAAAGACTGGAGTGAATCTAGATTCTGGGCAAGGAACTCAGGGCGGCTTCTCATTGCTTGAGACGCCTTCTCTTCGGAGATACCGCACACACCCATGAAAACCTTGAGATTGGGAAGGATTCTTTTCTTGATACTGAAGCCGAACACACCCATGAAAAACTTGAGATTGGGAAGGATTCTTTTCTTGATACTGAAGCCGAAGAACCATTTTTCCTTCAAATGCCTAAGAAGAAGCTCCCTCGATCCAAACAGACGATCCCAGAACTCCAACTTGGGGACGCATCAGGATGTGACAAACTGAAACTCATAAATACCAAAAATActaaaattatcttaaatatcataaaaataaaattattaaaaatagcaAAAAGATCTTCAGAGGCTCCAAAAAGGACCTAAACGGTGTTTTTTGGATCCAAAACTTGGCGATTACGGGTTCCCAATGATAAATATAAATCTTTGAATTCTGCGTGTCTAAGCACTAATAGAGCCTGATTATGTGCcctaagtcaaaagttatgacatccAAAACACATTCATGAATCTCTAAACAACCAAATTCATGAGTTCACAAACCGAATATTAATAAGCTCGAACTCAACTCGATAATATTTTTAAGCTCGAAAGCATACTCGAGTTCAACTCGTTAACTTAATCGAATgaactcaaataattttttttttttgaaccgaGAACCGAATAGTTTGCAAgtggcttgactcatttacaccgaGTTAATAAAGTAAACACAATGGAGCTATGCTCATGATTTTGCAAATGAAATCAAGGCTTTGGCTTTCAGCGTAGACATATTTCATGAGGAACACAATAAACTGTGTTGAAAGATGAAAATTGTGATGCAGATATCCAAATTGTAAGTACATGTTAGCAAATGACACATGGTAGCATTATGCAATCCTCCTTCCAAGTCAAACAGGATGATTCAATCTTGCACTCTGATCAAAATTATGGTAGGTTTACGGCTTGAATTGGGATGCAGGGAAGCAAACCGTAAAGATTTGCTACTTAAATCATGTATGATCGCTGGAAATGGAGAAATTTCTTCTACTAAAACGCACTAAATTCCAAAACATTAGACTACCATACCCTTTCATCTTCATGTTTGTGAGCTCGGTGCTGCCTCAAATACCATCACAAAATTCTCTTGAAACTCTCATACCATTCTTTGATCTCTTTCTGTGGATATAATTCAAGGATTAGTCATTACTTCTTGAATGAACCATTAGAATAGCAATACTACAACTTTAAAAGACAATGATCAATGTCAACTGAATATAGCAAAAATCTTGAATTCTTAACAAGTTATAGTTATTGATGTGCCAATTAAGAATCCAGATTTTCAGTGTTTTTGAGTTGTCGAATGTGTGACTGATGTGAATTGTAAAATGCTTAAATTTGAGCAGGGTAAGTTGTCCGATTGTGACCCGAGATAGTTGAATGTGCCAAAGTATAgcatcaaagttttttttttttaactgtcATAAAAAAAGATGAGTTTGAAGGTTAATCAAAATGCAccaaatcaaatccataaattGTGTTTGTCTAAGCTATTTGGAAAATTCATCAAATTTCAATTAGTCTTCAGCTATCAACAGAAAAATCATACTGAAAGTTGATCAAAATTCAGCAAGTCAAATCCTAAACCTGTGCTTGTCCAAACTATTTAAGCAATTGCATTTGGCGACCTGAATTTCATCTCCATTGAAGCTGATGTAGAAATAAATCTCTAGTAATACACATTCTTTGACCTCCTTCTACATGTAATGTTTTCTAactattataaattaaatctaCCTAATTTTATGGATTGTATTGTTCAAAAAGGCATCCTAGGAGGTTTCAACATAGTAGTTCCACCTAGTGGCTAGGTGGCTCTTTTAAAAAGGGGCCCAGGCAGAGACCTAACCAactcaagattttttttaataagttgttTGTTCATTTGACATTagttaacttttctaattttaatATTGCAATACAACactaattataaatttattttatattttattgtaatttaaatttatgactatgaattattaaattttatgttttattgtaatattaaatttcttaattgaaatgaaaaatataaaatagttTATTGGTTATGCTTATTATTTAgtgtttatttataaattataatctgttatttttgtgattgcaaaaattatcttgatagattaagGATTCAGTTGTTCTATATAGAAGTTAATATTAATCATTCTTAATTTAATATCCTTATGCctatgttaataattttaatgTCAACTTCTTAGACGCTAGGTAGTTGGCGACCACCTATAACTTAGAAACATCGTTAATCATATTCAAAGGTGTTCAGATAATCTTAATATGTTTTCTCTATTATTTCCTCAATggtgttttatttaattttatctatTCTAGTATCTTTGTGCATCCCTCTTAGAATTTCATATTGCAACATCAAATTTTTGTATGTGTTATTCTTGTACCTTCAACTCAAATCAATTCAACATATCTATATTCAGTTCAACATATCTAACTATAGAGATTTATAAATTGGTTTTGCACATCTTCATACCATATTTTCTCTCCTAATTGCTCCATAATagtagtatttttttatttttacattttacTGAACACGTGAGCAAATTCAGTATTACTCATTTCACGTATCTAATTTTAAAACTCCAAAAACACGTAGCACTTTTCCATTATACCCCTCTCTtctttccaaattcaaaattttgctctacccattcaaaaaataattactaTTAATTTACAAAGTCGAATTCAAATTTGAAGGCATGGATACATTAAGAACATTTTCAAGAGTACATTGGTTTTGGTTTGAAGTCATTCGGagttctctaagtccatcaacCAGTGTTGGTTAGTGACATTATCCTAGGTCTTATAATGAGCTTGTCATAAATCTTATTAAACCTTAACGAGTTTAAAAATTCACTGCTCACAATTTACATTGTTGAATTCAGATGATTGGTATTGATTTGAAGTGTTTTGGAGTTCTCTAGTCCATTAGCCACTTTTGTTGGCAAATAAACTTAGAGAACACCTAATTACTTCAAACTAAACCAATTATTCTTACAAGCCTCCTTAATGTATCAATGTCCTCAAATATAAATTGAACATAAATTAAGAGCAGTGAATTTTTGAATGGGTAGAGCAAAAATTTGAATGTGGAAAGAAGGGAGCGGTATAATGGGAAAGCACTATATGTTTTTGGAATTTTGAAACTTAAGTACGTAAAATGAGTAATACTGAAACTTGCTCACACGGTTCAGTAAAATGCCTATATCTATGTAGCCATTTCAAAATTCTCCTCTCCTACATCAACTCTTTGTATGTGGTATGTCCTAATTGTTTAACATTCTAATATATCAAGGCATGTTATACCATATTTCTTTAAAAAAGTCCCATCGGACCAAAGAGCCACACAAAGATAATATATGACTTACAATGCTTCTTTTCATCTCAGTCGCTCTTTCTTCAAATTTTCATTAATGTCACTTTCTTATTGAATTTCAAGTCCATCCATCcaaactatttttttaatctttaatttttgTGAATTATATCATATATTCAATATTAGATCTGctcaacttaaaattttttatttctaaactCTCTCTCCACAATCCATACTTTGAGTTAATCTATTAAAACTCTCATCAGTTGGATCAAATATCATTTGAAAGCAAATGCACCAATTAGGTTATAGAATTTCACAATTCAGTCCTAAGGATACAATTATACAAATGCAGAAATGCTCCTATGTAGTATAACAAAATTGTCATTTGCTTACTTTGTGATAAATAATTGCAGATAAGAaaagcaaatgagaaacataagATAGCAACTAAGCTTATCGTCTAAGGAAACTGTGAGAATTAATTTATGGATCTGAATCAACTAAGAATGCAAAGGATCATCTTTGTTTCATATTCTACTGAACATCTTAGAGCTTGTTAACAGAAAAGAGACTTATGGAACTTCACAGTTGGGTTACGTACTTATAGAAACAACAGATTATAGTTTTGGCACCAATAGAATGTTACACCATAAAAAATGCTTTTATCACATCCAATGTGCCACAATTAGAGTACCTTTCAATCCTAGTGGAAGTTGATTGCTAAATAGGTACTTTCTAATGACTACATAGACTGCAACTGTTTAATAGGCACAAAAAATTGAATGTGAAGACAATATGTTGTTGATGCCAATGCAGAGCCTTCAAAGCAAACATTCAAATGGCAAACAGATGGAAGGATTCATTTGGTGATACACCTAGGAAAGCATACCCAACAACACCTGAATAACTTCTACATAATGAGATCCATAATTATGATTCATGATAAGACTCTCTCTAAACAAACTCGCCATTCATTTATTATGAAG is a window encoding:
- the LOC121981670 gene encoding uncharacterized protein LOC121981670, with the translated sequence MSSAGRLSGACLKCLLVTFAVTSALCVSGPALYWRFKKGFATARSLSTSSTLPGCAPCICDCPPPLSLDAVAPGLLNLSVTDCGKNDPELSKEMEKQFVDLLTEEVKLQEAVAEEHAHHMNASLLDAKKSASQYQKEAQKCIAATEICEEARERAEASLRKEKKTTALWERRARQLGWQAA
- the LOC121981669 gene encoding Golgi SNAP receptor complex member 1-1-like isoform X1: MEASSWDALRKQARKLEAQLDEQMTSYRRLVSSKPEGSVAALESGIEHLLKQLQQVNLQMQTWVSSGGSQIISHTLTRHKEILQDLTQEFYRLHSGLRVKQERSSLLEFRDYDRAKADMEDGADSAEHALLKEQATISRSSGQMDHVISHAQATLGTLVLQRSTFGGITTKISNVSSRLPTVNHILSSIRRKKSMDTIILSLVASLCTFLMLIYWLSK
- the LOC121981669 gene encoding Golgi SNAP receptor complex member 1-1-like isoform X2, with product MTSYRRLVSSKPEGSVAALESGIEHLLKQLQQVNLQMQTWVSSGGSQIISHTLTRHKEILQDLTQEFYRLHSGLRVKQERSSLLEFRDYDRAKADMEDGADSAEHALLKEQATISRSSGQMDHVISHAQATLGTLVLQRSTFGGITTKISNVSSRLPTVNHILSSIRRKKSMDTIILSLVASLCTFLMLIYWLSK